In a genomic window of Sarcophilus harrisii chromosome 4, mSarHar1.11, whole genome shotgun sequence:
- the RCVRN gene encoding recoverin, translating to MGNSKSGSLSKEILEELQLNTKYKEEELCAWYQSFLKECPTGRITKQEFESIYSKFFPDADPKTYAQHVFRSFDTNSDGTLDFKEYIIALHMTTTGKTNQKLEWAFSLYDIDGNGTISKNEVLEIVMAIFKMIHPNDLKLLPDDENTPEKRAEKIWSFFGKKDDDKLTEKEFIEGTLANKEILRLIQYEPQKVKEKLKE from the exons ATGGGAAACAGCAAAAGTGGTTCCCTGTCTAAAGAGATCTTGGAGGAGCTGCAGCTGAATACCAAATACAAAGAGGAGGAATTATGTGCCTGGTACCAGTCCTTCCTGAAGGAGTGCCCCACTGGCAGGATAACCAAACAGGAGTTTGAGAGCATCTACTCCAAATTTTTTCCAGATGCAGACCCGAAGACGTATGCCCAGCATGTGTTCCGCAGTTTCGACACAAACAGTGATGGGACCCTGGACTTTAAGGAATATATCATTGCACTCCACATGACTACAACTGGCAAAACCAACCAGAAACTGGAGTGGGCGTTTTCTCTCTACGACATAGATGGCAATGGTACCATCAGCAAAAATGAAGTCCTTGAGATCGTCATG GCCATTTTCAAAATGATCCATCCTAATGATCTGAAGCTACTTCCAGATGATGAAAATACTCCTGAAAAAAGAGCTGAGAAGATCTGGTCCTTCTTTGGAAAGAAAGATGATG ATAAacttacagaaaaagaatttattgaagGAACACTGGCTAATAAGGAAATTCTTCGACTGATCCAGTATGAGCCACAAAAAGTGAAGGAGAAgcttaaagaataa